A genome region from Deltaproteobacteria bacterium includes the following:
- a CDS encoding RNA polymerase factor sigma-32 has product MTNSPNPDVSRYISTVHGYPKLEREEEADLARRWRATQDRRAADRLVRSHLRYVVAIALKYRRYGLPLQELIAEGNFGLVHALAKFEPERGNRFVTYAAYWIRAYVLNYIIRSWSLVGVGSGALRSKMFFKLRRERVRVTNLVGEGELADQMLAERFKLPAEQVRGMLRRLETRDLSLDATVFDDSATRLVDTLASPELSSEEASSASQLRDRVRDTVRSAVTGLDERERFIVEHRLMADREDELSLAEIGRRLGVSRERARQLEARAKRKLKTRIEELSAASGDDWLHAA; this is encoded by the coding sequence ATGACGAACAGCCCGAACCCGGACGTCTCCCGATACATCAGCACCGTCCACGGCTACCCGAAGCTCGAGCGCGAGGAGGAGGCGGACCTCGCGCGCCGCTGGCGGGCCACGCAAGATCGTCGCGCGGCAGACCGCCTGGTCCGCTCCCACCTCCGCTACGTGGTGGCCATCGCGCTCAAGTACCGGCGCTACGGGCTCCCGCTCCAAGAGCTCATCGCCGAGGGCAACTTCGGCCTGGTGCACGCGCTCGCCAAGTTCGAGCCGGAGCGCGGCAACCGGTTCGTCACCTACGCGGCGTACTGGATCCGCGCTTACGTGCTGAACTACATCATCCGCTCCTGGAGCCTGGTGGGCGTCGGCTCCGGCGCGCTCCGCTCGAAGATGTTCTTCAAGCTCCGCCGCGAGCGGGTGCGGGTCACCAACTTGGTCGGCGAGGGCGAGCTCGCCGATCAAATGCTCGCCGAGCGCTTCAAGCTCCCCGCCGAGCAAGTGAGGGGGATGCTGCGGCGGCTCGAGACGCGTGATCTCTCGCTCGACGCTACCGTGTTCGATGACTCCGCGACGCGCCTGGTCGACACCCTGGCCTCGCCCGAGCTCAGCTCCGAAGAGGCCTCGAGCGCGAGCCAGCTCCGCGATCGGGTGCGCGACACGGTGCGGAGCGCGGTCACCGGCCTCGACGAACGCGAGCGCTTCATCGTCGAGCATCGCCTGATGGCGGACCGCGAGGATGAGCTCTCGCTCGCCGAGATCGGCCGCCGCCTCGGCGTGTCGCGCGAGCGCGCCCGGCAGCTCGAGGCGCGCGCCAAGCGGAAGCTGAAGACGCGCATCGAGGAGCTCTCCGCGGCCTCCGGCGACGACTGGCTGCACGCCGCCTGA
- a CDS encoding iron-sulfur cluster assembly accessory protein, producing the protein MITLTTLAADRVRDIAKTEGLEGQGLRLRVVGGGCAGFQYDLFFEESPTDLDERFESNGVLLYIDPLSFQYLDGTEIDFVEGVHGSGFKFGNPKVSSTCGCGSSFHV; encoded by the coding sequence ATGATCACGCTCACCACACTCGCCGCCGACAGGGTCAGGGACATCGCGAAGACGGAGGGCCTCGAGGGCCAGGGGCTCCGGCTCCGCGTGGTAGGCGGCGGGTGCGCGGGGTTCCAGTACGACCTCTTCTTCGAGGAGAGCCCCACGGATCTGGACGAGCGCTTCGAATCGAACGGCGTGCTGCTCTATATCGACCCGCTCTCGTTCCAGTACCTCGACGGCACCGAGATCGACTTCGTCGAGGGCGTGCACGGCTCGGGCTTCAAGTTTGGCAACCCGAAGGTCAGCAGCACCTGCGGCTGCGGCTCCTCGTTCCACGTCTAG
- a CDS encoding S41 family peptidase translates to MARSLLAAALALSLALAAAQASATEFDAAGRATFSAKAAWTLGFEPGEPALPDAGEPDAGDAGGPTPLDIAESQAALEGSHVLAVPRFAGVSIPLALPASPSSYRVTVWARGELIATVEASYGEGRVDEFGSLYPTGRMTSDGWYELETRGFSFDSSRAKLVEVGLFSPTGAEADAVEFVPDGAAAPSAACRGAIDDRACGAGRACQWGECRSMSPRVPRLPADAERDDLVAYLQGRFRLLFGPFRNRRLDLPSALAELDAMRSAADAWSFWRHFEVAVHRLHDWHTQSTGIAGFVLEQPKPISVCFIEGVADASSGVTSPDPSRLDVLVSHVGTVNALGLHAGDRLVSVDGKHPVEWARSLIGVDDGFWTASNHETHAEDVARLPGLIARFAERFEVLRCDAASGGCAGAPETLRVADIARVPAGVRADVSCDNRPRSHLPGTPPEHSRDGFYSGIVLESDSSEAIYGLEWSSLYVTGRGEPGDVGPQLAEAVATWRARARGVVLDHRSGFGGTSLGPAMIWDFVRKPVKLDSFRFRDRADEEGPASLAEGKALFDALGDEVEVAGSASARTDVPVALLTHLDGSASDWLPLGLKGAPKARIFAPFETAGGFSTRYQFGYWLGLGYSIAVGDTLAADGRTLNGTGVAPDVVVLPLQSDLLAGRDTVYDAALAWVRQELAP, encoded by the coding sequence ATGGCTCGCTCGCTCCTCGCCGCCGCGCTCGCGCTCTCGCTCGCGCTCGCGGCGGCGCAGGCCAGCGCGACCGAGTTCGACGCCGCTGGTCGGGCGACCTTCTCCGCGAAGGCGGCCTGGACGCTCGGCTTCGAGCCGGGCGAGCCCGCGCTCCCCGACGCGGGCGAGCCGGACGCCGGAGACGCCGGCGGCCCGACGCCGCTCGACATCGCTGAATCGCAGGCCGCGCTCGAGGGGAGCCACGTGCTCGCGGTGCCGCGCTTCGCCGGGGTAAGTATCCCGCTCGCGCTCCCCGCGAGCCCGAGCTCGTATCGAGTGACCGTGTGGGCGCGCGGGGAGCTCATCGCGACCGTCGAGGCGAGCTACGGGGAAGGGCGGGTCGACGAGTTCGGCTCGCTCTACCCCACCGGGCGCATGACGAGCGACGGCTGGTACGAGCTCGAGACGCGCGGCTTCTCCTTCGACTCGTCGCGCGCGAAGCTGGTAGAGGTGGGGCTCTTCTCGCCGACGGGCGCCGAGGCGGACGCCGTCGAGTTCGTGCCGGACGGCGCGGCGGCGCCGAGCGCGGCGTGCCGCGGCGCGATCGACGATCGAGCCTGCGGCGCGGGCCGCGCCTGCCAGTGGGGTGAGTGCCGGTCGATGTCGCCGAGGGTCCCGAGGCTACCGGCGGATGCCGAGCGCGACGATCTCGTCGCGTACCTTCAGGGCCGCTTCCGGCTCCTCTTCGGCCCTTTCCGGAACCGCCGCCTGGACTTGCCGAGCGCGCTCGCCGAGCTCGACGCGATGCGCTCGGCCGCCGACGCCTGGAGCTTCTGGAGGCATTTCGAGGTCGCCGTCCACCGGCTCCACGACTGGCACACCCAGAGCACCGGCATCGCCGGCTTCGTGCTCGAGCAGCCGAAGCCGATCTCGGTCTGCTTCATCGAGGGCGTGGCGGACGCCTCGAGCGGCGTCACGTCTCCCGACCCGAGCCGCCTCGACGTGCTCGTGTCGCACGTCGGCACCGTGAACGCGCTCGGGCTCCACGCGGGCGATCGCCTGGTGAGCGTGGACGGCAAGCACCCGGTCGAGTGGGCGCGCTCGCTCATCGGTGTCGACGATGGTTTCTGGACCGCGTCGAACCACGAGACCCACGCCGAGGACGTCGCGCGGCTCCCCGGGCTCATCGCGAGATTCGCCGAGCGCTTCGAGGTGCTGCGCTGCGACGCGGCGAGCGGCGGCTGCGCCGGCGCGCCCGAGACGCTCCGGGTGGCAGACATTGCGCGCGTCCCTGCGGGGGTTCGAGCGGACGTGAGCTGTGACAACCGCCCGCGCTCGCACCTGCCCGGCACGCCGCCCGAGCACTCGCGCGACGGCTTCTACTCGGGCATCGTCCTCGAGAGCGACTCGAGCGAGGCGATCTACGGGCTCGAGTGGAGCTCGCTCTACGTGACGGGTCGAGGAGAGCCCGGGGACGTAGGGCCGCAGCTCGCCGAGGCCGTCGCCACCTGGCGCGCGCGCGCGCGCGGCGTCGTGCTCGATCACCGCTCCGGCTTCGGCGGTACCTCGCTCGGGCCGGCCATGATCTGGGACTTCGTGCGAAAGCCGGTGAAGCTCGACAGCTTCCGCTTCCGTGATCGCGCCGACGAAGAGGGCCCCGCGAGCCTCGCGGAGGGCAAGGCGCTCTTCGACGCGCTCGGGGACGAGGTCGAGGTGGCCGGCAGCGCGAGCGCGCGCACGGACGTCCCGGTCGCGCTCCTCACGCACCTCGATGGCTCGGCGAGCGACTGGCTGCCGCTCGGGCTCAAGGGCGCTCCGAAGGCGCGCATCTTCGCGCCCTTCGAGACGGCGGGAGGCTTCTCCACCCGGTATCAGTTCGGGTACTGGCTCGGGCTCGGTTACTCGATCGCGGTCGGCGATACGCTCGCCGCCGACGGGCGCACGCTGAACGGCACCGGCGTGGCGCCCGACGTGGTGGTGCTACCGCTGCAGTCGGACCTGCTCGCCGGCCGCGACACCGTCTACGACGCCGCTCTCGCGTGGGTGCGCCAGGAGCTCGCGCCGTGA
- a CDS encoding GYF domain-containing protein — MSTALEDLASASEDWHVGINGVPMGPMRLSELRSKAGSGAVTAESLVWRDGFEEWLPLKNFPELLAIVEEGLSSARASRLPPEPLASAAPPAAVAAVGAPVAAVGALSDPFKPSRAAVVSEQAAGDFDLDAVIPPRRGTSPAAWIAVAVALLFGLTIGFVVFNKDKPAEQIVKYVEVPASGSKGTPGEPGAASTAAATGDDKDAGAPAAGAGGKLVAKGAPAAKSGEPPSSKPTGLSGLDGLSGLQGPGGPKAPSGDGSGAGSSGEPLDGAKVQATVSRYTSSVRRSCWQPALDARDKDAPTSARVSVTIKVAPSGSVQSVSTSGDPKGYHGLAGCIGSKVRGWQFPPSSGSTTVNVPFVFAAQ, encoded by the coding sequence GTGTCGACCGCGCTCGAGGATCTCGCGTCGGCCTCCGAGGACTGGCACGTCGGGATCAACGGCGTGCCGATGGGCCCGATGCGGCTGAGCGAGCTGCGCTCGAAGGCTGGCTCCGGTGCGGTGACGGCGGAGTCGCTCGTGTGGCGGGACGGCTTCGAGGAGTGGCTGCCGCTCAAGAACTTCCCGGAGCTCCTCGCCATCGTCGAGGAGGGGCTCTCGAGCGCGCGCGCTTCCCGCTTGCCGCCGGAGCCGCTCGCGAGCGCCGCGCCGCCGGCGGCGGTCGCGGCGGTCGGCGCTCCGGTCGCGGCGGTCGGCGCGCTGTCCGATCCGTTCAAGCCGAGCCGCGCCGCGGTCGTCTCCGAGCAGGCGGCCGGTGATTTCGACCTCGACGCGGTCATCCCGCCGCGTCGGGGCACCTCGCCGGCGGCGTGGATCGCGGTCGCGGTCGCGCTGCTGTTCGGGCTCACCATCGGTTTTGTCGTGTTCAACAAGGACAAGCCGGCCGAGCAGATCGTCAAGTACGTGGAGGTGCCGGCGTCGGGGAGCAAGGGCACGCCGGGCGAGCCAGGGGCCGCGTCGACCGCCGCGGCCACCGGCGACGACAAGGACGCGGGCGCGCCCGCCGCCGGGGCGGGTGGCAAGCTGGTGGCGAAGGGCGCGCCGGCGGCCAAGAGCGGCGAGCCCCCGTCGTCGAAGCCGACCGGTCTCTCCGGGCTCGACGGGCTGTCGGGGCTGCAAGGCCCAGGCGGGCCGAAGGCCCCGAGCGGCGATGGGAGCGGCGCTGGCAGCAGCGGTGAGCCGCTCGACGGCGCGAAGGTCCAGGCGACCGTGTCGCGCTACACGAGCAGCGTCCGGCGGAGCTGCTGGCAACCTGCGCTCGACGCGCGCGACAAGGACGCGCCGACCTCGGCGCGCGTGTCGGTGACCATCAAGGTGGCGCCGAGCGGCTCGGTGCAGAGCGTGAGCACGAGCGGCGATCCGAAGGGGTATCACGGCCTCGCGGGCTGCATTGGCTCGAAGGTTCGCGGCTGGCAGTTCCCGCCGTCCAGCGGCTCGACCACCGTGAACGTCCCGTTCGTGTTCGCCGCGCAGTGA